From a single Pseudorasbora parva isolate DD20220531a chromosome 17, ASM2467924v1, whole genome shotgun sequence genomic region:
- the tmem50a gene encoding transmembrane protein 50A, which translates to MSGFLDGIRCGDCECNVDWGEKRNTIASIAAGVLFFTGWWIIIDAAIMYPKETEFHHAYHTCGVIATIAFLMINAVSNGQVRGDSYSEGCLGQTGARVWLFIGFMLAFGSLIASMWILFGGFVVTDKKELAVYPGIAVFFQNAFIFFGGLVFKFGRTEDLWQ; encoded by the exons ATGTCGGGGTTTCTGGATGGGATCAGATGTGGCGATTGCGAGTGTAATGTGGATTGGGGTGAGAAGAGAAACACCATCGCCTCCATCGCAGCCGGAGTTCTG TTTTTCACAGGCTGGTGGATCATCATCGATGCAGCGATAATGTACCCTAAAGAGACTGAGTTCCACCACGCGTATCATACCTGTGGGGTTATAGCGACTATAGCCTTCCTCAT GATCAACGCAGTGTCAAATGGCCAGGTGAGGGGAGACAGCTACAGCGAGGGCTGCTTGGGACAGACCG GTGCCAGAGTTTGGCTCTTCATCGGGTTCATGTTGGCGTTCGGGTCTCTCATCGCCTCAATGTGGATTCTGTTTGGTGGTTTTGTTGTAACTG ACAAGAAGGAACTGGCAGTATATCCTGGTATTGCGGTTTTCTTCCAAAATGCATTCATCTTCTTTGG TGGTCTGGTGTTCAAGTTTGGCCGAACTGAGGACCTCTGGCAGTGA
- the mgst3b gene encoding microsomal glutathione S-transferase 3b: MAIENVLPANFGYAIFTYMYSFGMLMYLGVQVGVARKKYGIKYPTMYSDKEQVFNCIQRAHQNTLEVYPQWLVFQTIAALEYPLVASVLGVIWITSRFSYAWGYYTGDPAKRMNGAYGYIGLFGVILLSISVALKLLGVL; this comes from the exons ATGGCGATTGAGAACGTGCTACCGGCCAACTTTGGCTATGCGATTTTTACATACATGTATAGTTTTGGCATGTTAATGTATCTCGGGGTGCAAGTTGGTGTTGCAAGAAAGAAGTATGGGATAAAG TATCCCACCATGTACAGTGATAAGGAGCAAGTTTTCAACTGTATTCAGAGAGCGCACCAGAACACACTGGAGGTGTATCCACAGTGGCTGGTGTTCCAGACTATTGCTGCATTGGAGTATCCT CTTGTTGCCTCTGTGTTGGGAGTCATCTGGATTACAAGCAGATTCTCTTATGCCTGGGGTTACTACACAGGCG ATCCTGCTAAGAGGATGAATGGGGCATACGGATACATCGGGCTGTTTGGGGTCATTCTGCTCTCTATCTCTGTGGCTCTCAAACTGCTTGGAGTCCTTTAA
- the rhd gene encoding rh blood group, D antigen isoform X2 — protein sequence MIFMGFGFLATFLVRYGFSGSGFNVLLAAMAIQWAVLMNGFLLPQRHQHHRREIHISMKSVIEAELCAASALVAMGAVHGKTNPVQLLLMALMEVTGFVISQWTLRTLLNADPLYSIMLLHIFGALFGVMVSWVLHRKGINPKHEKEKMDRNMGLFAMFGTLFLWMFWPSFNSALVYHSRERELKLTVIYGTYLSLAVSVVMAMSVSMLTSSKGKMNMVHVQSSALSGGVAIGVAMTAVHAPWIAMAIGFCAALLSALGFKYMKDQMLFAFQCHDTCGVLNVHAIPGILGWFAHLIIRLASSESTIVMRFAVYHICVLLITVCMSLVLGTATGLLLKCSFWRPQQDRKCFDDQAFWEFPNLVVHK from the exons ATGATATTCATGGGGTTTGGATTCCTGGCCACGTTCCTTGTCCGATATGGTTTCAGTGGATCAGGGTTTAACGTGCTGTTAGCAGCCATGGCCATCCAGTGGGCTGTCTTGATGAATGGCTTCCTGCTGCCACAACGCCACCAGCACCACAGAAGAGAGATCCACATCAGTATGAAGAG TGTGATTGAGGCAGAGCTCTGTGCAGCATCCGCTCTGGTTGCAATGGGAGCGGTCCATGGGAAGACAAATCCTGTCCAGCTTTTACTAATGGCTCTAATGGAGGTCACAGGATTTGTGATCAGTCAGTGGACCCTGCGAACTCTGCTCAAT GCAGATCCACTGTACAGCATCATGCTGCTGCATATCTTCGGAGCTCTTTTTGGTGTGATGGTGTCATGGGTGCTGCACAGAAAGGGAATTAATCCAAAACACGAGAAAGAAAAAATGGATCGTAACATGGGCTTATTCGCAATGTTTG GAACACTGTTTCTTTGGATGTTCTGGCCCAGTTTTAACTCGGCACTGGTATATCACAGTAGGGAGAGAGAACTGAAGCTCACTGTGATATATGGGACGTATCTGTCTCTGGCCGTCAGTGTTGTCATGGCGATGTCTGTTTCTATGCTCACCAGCTCCAAAGGAAAGATGAACATG GTTCATGTCCAGAGCTCTGCCCTGTCTGGTGGTGTTGCCATTGGAGTTGCCATGACTGCAGTCCACGCGCCGTGGATTGCCATGGCGATTGGCTTCTGCGCCGCTCTCTTATCAGCCCTGGGATTCAAGTACATGAAG GATCAGATGCTGTTTGCTTTTCAGTGTCATGACACCTGCGGCGTCCTCAACGTGCACGCCATACCAGGAATTCTGGGATGGTTTGCTCATTTAATTATACGGCTGGCCAGTAGTGAAAGCACAAT AGTTATGCGGTTTGCTGTGTATCACATCTGTGTTCTCCTCATAACAGTGTGTATGAGTCTGGTGTTGGGCACAGCTACAG gACTTTTGCTTAAATGTAGTTTCTGGAGACCCCAGCAGGACAGAAAGTGCTTTGATGACCAGGCATTCTGGGAG TTTCCAAATTTGGTGGTACATAAATGA
- the rhd gene encoding rh blood group, D antigen isoform X1 has protein sequence MAPQYAPSLRSRLPLVAFLLETVFILLFVFFVKIEQHEQIDREPDSKPFISSYAEFQDIHVMIFMGFGFLATFLVRYGFSGSGFNVLLAAMAIQWAVLMNGFLLPQRHQHHRREIHISMKSVIEAELCAASALVAMGAVHGKTNPVQLLLMALMEVTGFVISQWTLRTLLNADPLYSIMLLHIFGALFGVMVSWVLHRKGINPKHEKEKMDRNMGLFAMFGTLFLWMFWPSFNSALVYHSRERELKLTVIYGTYLSLAVSVVMAMSVSMLTSSKGKMNMVHVQSSALSGGVAIGVAMTAVHAPWIAMAIGFCAALLSALGFKYMKDQMLFAFQCHDTCGVLNVHAIPGILGWFAHLIIRLASSESTIVMRFAVYHICVLLITVCMSLVLGTATGLLLKCSFWRPQQDRKCFDDQAFWEFPNLVVHK, from the exons ATGGCTCCTCAATACGCCCCCAGTCTCCGCTCAAGACTTCCTCTTGTGGCCTTCCTTCTGGAAACCGTCTTTATCCTACTGTTTGTCTTTTTTGTGAAAATAGAGCAGCATGAGCAGATTGACAGAGAGCCTGACAGTAAGCCTTTCATCAGCTCATATGCAG AATTCCAAGATATTCATGTGATGATATTCATGGGGTTTGGATTCCTGGCCACGTTCCTTGTCCGATATGGTTTCAGTGGATCAGGGTTTAACGTGCTGTTAGCAGCCATGGCCATCCAGTGGGCTGTCTTGATGAATGGCTTCCTGCTGCCACAACGCCACCAGCACCACAGAAGAGAGATCCACATCAGTATGAAGAG TGTGATTGAGGCAGAGCTCTGTGCAGCATCCGCTCTGGTTGCAATGGGAGCGGTCCATGGGAAGACAAATCCTGTCCAGCTTTTACTAATGGCTCTAATGGAGGTCACAGGATTTGTGATCAGTCAGTGGACCCTGCGAACTCTGCTCAAT GCAGATCCACTGTACAGCATCATGCTGCTGCATATCTTCGGAGCTCTTTTTGGTGTGATGGTGTCATGGGTGCTGCACAGAAAGGGAATTAATCCAAAACACGAGAAAGAAAAAATGGATCGTAACATGGGCTTATTCGCAATGTTTG GAACACTGTTTCTTTGGATGTTCTGGCCCAGTTTTAACTCGGCACTGGTATATCACAGTAGGGAGAGAGAACTGAAGCTCACTGTGATATATGGGACGTATCTGTCTCTGGCCGTCAGTGTTGTCATGGCGATGTCTGTTTCTATGCTCACCAGCTCCAAAGGAAAGATGAACATG GTTCATGTCCAGAGCTCTGCCCTGTCTGGTGGTGTTGCCATTGGAGTTGCCATGACTGCAGTCCACGCGCCGTGGATTGCCATGGCGATTGGCTTCTGCGCCGCTCTCTTATCAGCCCTGGGATTCAAGTACATGAAG GATCAGATGCTGTTTGCTTTTCAGTGTCATGACACCTGCGGCGTCCTCAACGTGCACGCCATACCAGGAATTCTGGGATGGTTTGCTCATTTAATTATACGGCTGGCCAGTAGTGAAAGCACAAT AGTTATGCGGTTTGCTGTGTATCACATCTGTGTTCTCCTCATAACAGTGTGTATGAGTCTGGTGTTGGGCACAGCTACAG gACTTTTGCTTAAATGTAGTTTCTGGAGACCCCAGCAGGACAGAAAGTGCTTTGATGACCAGGCATTCTGGGAG TTTCCAAATTTGGTGGTACATAAATGA